Proteins encoded together in one Xiphophorus maculatus strain JP 163 A chromosome 13, X_maculatus-5.0-male, whole genome shotgun sequence window:
- the LOC102219251 gene encoding proteasome subunit beta type-6-B like protein, with protein MEKHYTDSKVKGVSTGTTILAAIFDGGVVIGSDSRASMGGEYVSSKTINKVIQVHDRIFCCMAGSLADAQAVIKSAKSHLSFHSVQMESPPLVIAAASVLKELCYKNKDELQAGFLTAGWDSKKGAQVYVVSLGGMLISQQVTIGGSGSTYIYGYVDAKYKPNMTREECLQFATNALALAMGRDNVSGGVAHLVVITGKGVEHVVVPGDKLPRFHDE; from the exons atggagaaaCACTACACGGACTCAAAAGTCAAAGGAGTCAGCACAGGG ACCACCATCTTGGCTGCCATATTTGATGGAGGGGTCGTGATTGGATCTGACTCCAGAGCTTCAATGGGAGG GGAATATGTTTCTTCTAAAACCATCAACAAGGTGATTCAGGTTCATGACCGGATCTTCTGCTGCATGGCTGGTTCACTGGCAGACGCTCAAGCCGTCATCAAATCAGCAAAGTCTCACCTGTCCTTCCACAG TGTGCAGATGGAGAGTCCTCCTCTGGTGATTGCAGCAGCGTCTGTCCTGAAAGAAttatgttataaaaacaaagatgagcTGCAGGCTGGTTTCCTTACAGCAGGATGGGACAGCAAGAAAGGAGCACAG GTTTATGTTGTGTCTCTGGGTGGGATGTTAATCAGCCAGCAGGTTACCATCGGCGGCTCAGGAAGCACCTACATCTACGGATACGTTGACGCTAAATACAAACCCAACATGACCAGAGAGGAATGTCTACAGTTTGCCACCAATG CTCTTGCTCTGGCGATGGGGAGGGACAACGTCAGCGGAGGTGTTGCTCACCTGGTGGTGATCACAGGAAAAGGGGTGGAGCATGTGGTTGTACCTGGAGACAAGCTGCCACGATTCCATGatgaatga
- the LOC102218720 gene encoding proteasome subunit beta type-9 encodes MLGEAEPQWLSEEVKTGTTIIAIEFNGGVVLGSDSRVSAGASVVNRVMNKLSPLHDKIYCALSGSAADAQTIAEMVNYQLDVHSMEIGEDPQVRSAATLVKNISYKYKEELSAHLIVAGWDRKDGGQVFATLNGLLTKQPFAVGGSGSSYVYGFVDAEYRKGMNKKECQQFVVNTLSLAMNRDGSSGGVAYLVTIDEHGTEEKVILGNDLPTFFDQ; translated from the exons ATGTTGGGAGAAGCAGAGCCGCAATGGTTGTCCGAGGAGGTGAAAACAGGA ACAACTATAATCGCCATAGAGTTTAATGGAGGCGTCGTGTTGGGCTCTGATTCCAGAGTGTCTGCAGG GGCATCAGTGGTGAACAGGGTGATGAATAAATTGTCTCCACTCCATGATAAGATCTACTGCGCCCTGTCAGGATCCGCTGCAGACGCTCAGACCATCGCTGAGATGGTGAACTACCAGCTGGATGTCCACAG CATGGAAATCGGTGAGGACCCACAGGTTCGCTCAGCTGCCACTCTAGTGAAGAACATTTCATACAAATACAAGGAGGAGCTGTCAGCTCATCTTATTGTCGCTGGATGGGACAGAAAAGATGGAGGACAG GTTTTTGCGACCCTGAACGGGCTCCTGACCAAACAGCCTTTCGCTGTTGGCGGTTCAGGCAGCTCCTACGTTTATGGATTTGTTGATGCTGAGTATCGAAAAGGAATGAATAAGAAGGAGTGTCAGCAGTTTGTGGTTAACA CTCTTTCTTTGGCCATGAACCGCGACGGCTCCAGCGGTGGCGTGGCCTACTTGGTCACCATTGACGAACACGGCACAGAGGAGAAAGTCATTCTGGGAAATGATTTACCAACCTTTTTTGATCAGTGA